The Planctomycetaceae bacterium genomic sequence GAAAGATGCGGATTCCCAGCGCGCGAAGTGCCACTTCGGTACCGTCAAAGACGGTAAAGTCCACATGACTAGCTGTGGCCGAAGCCGGTCCACCGCTCAAATCGATGATGCTGATCATTCCTGCCGGATCTGTGGCTCCCGGCTCGCCTTCGTCCGCAACAAGAATTTTCGAGCCATCCGGAGTGAAGGTCAGCATGTCCGGAAGAGCACCCACCGTGACTCCGCCGAGCAGATTGCCATCCGTGTCCAAAAACAGAACCCGGCCGGGATTCTGAGAGGTCACGTCCGGGACAGCGATCGCCACCAGACCATTGTGAACAGCAACACTTGTCGGTGCTGGCTGAGTTGCCAGCGAACCGGTCAGCGACGTTGGATCAATCGTCGCGATCAGTGTCGGAACCGCCGGATTGCTGAGATTGACAATCTGCAGACCGATCGGAGTTGTCACGAAGGCTCGCGCTGTGCCCGGATCGAAGTCGCTGATTTCCGCTCCGGCCAGCGTCGCGGTTCCAATCTGGCTGAGCGTGATTTCTCCTGTACCGACCGGAGCCGGCGTGTCGTCGTCAACAATCGTGCCGATTCCGATTGCATCTGTGAACGTGACGCGGCTGTCGGCGGTGTTCAATTCCACGAAGACTGTCTCGTTGGATTCAACATCCGTGTCCCCGTTCACCGTGACCATCAACTGCTGCACTTCGCCATTCGTGCCGACGAACGTCACCGTCCCCGGTGCGGCGACAAAGTCGGTACCCGGAGTGGCATTGCTGGCAGGAAAGTCAATGTCGAGAGTAAAGCCACCGGCGATGTCGCCGCTCAGAGTGATGTCAAATGTCAGCACATTGGTTCCGGCATCACCCTCAGTCACGACCGCATTGCCGATCTCGACCGTTGCGTCGTCGTTCTGAATCAGGCCGTCGGCGTCAGCGATGCCGATCAGCGCCCCGTTGGTGGCACCGCTGAGCGTCACGACAAAGCTTTCATCGGCTTCGACATCGACATCACCGTTGACGCTGACGGTGATGGTTTTGCTGAATTCACCGGCCGCGAAGGTCAGCGTGCCGCCGGGCAGAGAACCGCCCACAAAATCAGCCCCGTCCGCCACCATGCTCGTCACAGACCAGTCGACATCGTTGGCGCCAGACGTATCGACGGTGCGAGTTACTGTGAATGTGAAGTCCGTCGTGCCGCTGTTGCCTTCTGCTTGTTCGGCGTCGGTCGCGGCAATTTCAAAGACAGCCGGGGGAAAGACATTCAGAGCGCCCGGGCTTTCGGCAAACGGTCCGGCCCAGACACCGGGAATTCCCGGAACCGAATTGTTCACCTGCACAGACAGGCCAGCCGCTTCAGTACCCGCTTCGGCAGCTCCGATGTCCGTTGAAGTCAGACCGGTGGCCGGGCCGTCTGTTGCGGCAAAGGAGCCTTCGTAGCTGACAAATTGAATGACTCGATCAAGATTGTCGACCAGAGCCAGCCCGTCGGGCGATCCGTTCTGGAATGCCGACGACGGAGTGAATGACAGGGCTCCAAAACCGCTGCTGCCTTCGTCGTCGATTGTGCCGAAAAGGGCCTGTGTGGCGTACGAAGTTCCGTTGCCGCCGTTGTACAGAACGATCGACCAGCCGGTCAGATCTGTTCCGGCAGCTGTCCGGCGATTTCCACGAACTCACCGACATCGCCGCCGGTGTTGTCGTAGGTGCAGCTCGTTGATCCAGACGTTGGCAATTGGCGGAGGCGGCGTGTCATCGTCAATGATGCTTCCATCTGCGGTGGCGGTGGAAAGCGTTCCGCTGCGAGAGGCGTTGCTGAGCGTCACGGTGAAGCCTTCGGTCGCTTCCTCGGCGGTGTCACCAATCACATTGATCGTGATCACCTGAGATGTTCCCCATCGGCAAAGCTGACGGTCCCGGATGGCAGCACATCGTTTTCAAAGTCTGCGAGGTCGGCTCCGTCAGTGACAGCTCCCGTAACAGCCCAGTCGACCGTGTCCGCGTCGGTTGTATTGTTGCCGCGCTCACAGTGAAGGCGAACGGCGTCAGGCCGCTGTCCCTCTTCTTTGACCGGTCGCCGCGACGGCAAAGTCCGGAATCAGGGCATCGTCATTTTGAATGGTGCCGGTTGCTGCGGCTGTAGTGGATGCTCCTGCGGTTGCGTTGCTGAGTGTCACGACAAAGCCTTCATCGACTTCGACATCGACGTCGCCGTTGACGCTAATGGTGATGATCTTGCTGCCTTCACGGTCGCGACGTTCAGAGTGCCGGCCAGTCCGCCACTGAAGTCAGGCGCGTCAGCTCCGTCGGTGGCCGCACCTGTGACGGTGTAGTCGACATCGTTGGCTCCGCTGGTGTCGCCGTGCGAGTCACCGTGAATGTGAAGTCCGTCGTGCCGCTGTTGCCTTCCGCCTGATTGGTGGTGTTGCCGCGATTTCAAACGCGGGAGCCGGGAAGCGTTCAGATCGCCGACTTTCGCAAACGGTCCACCCCACGCTCAAAGCCGGGGACTGCGTTGTTGACCTGGAGTGACTGACCAATAGGGTTGCGTCTTCAGTCACTCCGATATCCGTCGACGTGATTCCGTCCGCCGCTGCACCGATCCGGCAAACACCTTCATAGCTAGGAACTGAACAAGCGTGCCCAGTGCATTCACCAGAGCCACGCCGTCGGGAGCACCGTTCTGTATGCCGGTGATGGGGAAGGCCAGCCGCGCAAAACCGCTGCTGCCTTCGTCGATCAATCGCGAAAGGGCCTGTGGCATGCTGAACGTTGCCGTTGTACAGAACGACCGACCAGCCGGTCAGATCAGTGCCGGCTGTTCCGCTACCTCGACAAACTCACCGACGTCTGTGCCGGCGTTGTCGTAATGCAGTTCATTGATCCACACAACCGGAGCCGGAGCATCGTCATCGATAATGCTCCATCGGCGGTTGCAGTCAGGCTCCGCTGCGAGACGAGAATCGAGCGGACAACGAGCCTTCGGTGGACTCGATGTCCGTATCGCCCGCCACGTTAAGGGTGATGGTCTGCGTCGATTCGCCGTCGGCAAACTGACGGTACCGGAGGGCAGGTAAGTTCCTCCGTCAAAGTCTGGTGGCATCGGCTCGTCGGTAGCAGCTCCCGTTGAAGGCCCAGTCAACCGTGTCGGGACCGGTTGTGTTCCGGTCCGAGTCACCGTGAATGTGAACGGAGTGGTGCCGATGTCGCCTTCGGCTTTGGAAGCATCGGTCGGGGCAACTGCGAAGTCCGGTGCAACGGTGGGCAGTGTCACAGCAAAATCGTTAACTCGCCAGCGAGCTGATGAATTCGCACCGGTTCCTGACGACTGATACCGAACGCAAAAAGACCTGCGTACCGGAGATGCCGAAATGTCAATTTCGCCCGAATCCGTATACGTTGTCGAATTCCTGCCGGAGCATTGTAGGCAAGCGGTGTCCATGTGTAGGCCGATGGATCAACTCCCGGATAGTCGGTGGAATGAAGGAAGGTCACCTGAGGATTCGCCAGCCCGGTGTCGGCAAACTGAGTCCACGTGCTGAACGTGACTTTTTCGTCGGCTGTCGTATCATGGAAAGGTGTTGAAATCAGCCAGTCGTCGGCAGGAGCCGTGTTGCCGAAGGCGTTTACTTCGGCCATTCGGTCCCCCGCGTCGGTGACCGCGTACCAGTTGCCGGTTTGTCAGATCGACGCTTGAATGCTCAGTCTGCGCCCAGCCCGGCAGCTCCGGCATCGGTTTCAAAATCATTTGTGTACGGCGGCACGACGGACTAAAAGTCGTTGTCAGCGATGGAAACCGAATGTCCGAGGCCGTAAGTCCGTCGAACGGAGCGCTGCTTGAAGTGGCACCCGATGGGGACTCCGCCTTCAACCGTTGCATCGTCAATGGCCGTGACGGTGACAGTTTTGGGGAGTCAGACCGCTGGCGGGAGTAAACGTCACCACGTGAGGGCACACCGGCTCCACTGCCCAGATCGATGTCGGCTCTGCCGGTGTCAGTGACTGTGACATCTCCATTGGCTGGCCGAGTCAGCGCCAGCGTAATGGTGTCACCAGCCAGACCTTCCGCCACTGCCGTCATGTTGTCACTTTCCGTCACGATCAGAAGCGGATCAGAAGCGCAGTCACGTCCCAGCCCAGATCGTTGACCAGCGAAATCAGCTCCGTGAACAGCTTGCGCGTTCCAACGGTGATGGACAGATCCATCGAAACTTCCTGAGTCACACCAGTACCCAGCAGCACACTTGTGATGCCGTCCAATGCCAGTCCCGCGTCGATCGGGGATTCGAGCCGTGCAACGCTGTTGATTCCGTCCCGGTAGAGGCCGCCCGAAATCAGATCTGAAACGAAGCGGATGTTCCAAAACCAAGCAGATGAGCCAGCTCATGAATCGCAACGGAGAAGAAATCGCTTTCACCTCCGCCGGGAGCCGCATCATCGAAGTTCCATGTGACTCCTGTCGTATCGAAGGTGATTGCACCGCCCGGGCCGAAGTCAGTTTCCGTCGCTGTCAAAGCTCCGCCTGACCACGACCGCCCACTTCGTCCAGCCATGCAGCGGTCCCGGATGCACTCCAGCCACCTGACCTCCTGCCCAGAACCGGCGTCGTCGATCGCGGCCGCGGCGTAGACAATGATTTCATCTGCAATGGCCAGATCGGTGATGTTTTCCGTACCGTTGCCGGATTCGGAAACTGGCCCGTCCATGTATTGCTGCCTGACGGTGTGATGGCATCCAGAATCGAAAATACGAGCTTCAAAGACACTGGCTGCCGCTTCAAGAAGCCCCGCAGCCGCGACGGCTGCCGGGATCGAAGAAATTGTTGCGTCGTAGGAGTAATCCAGAACAATGTTAATCGGTGACGCAACGGGCGTTCAACGCAGTCACTCCGTCGTTACGAAATCCAGGCGTGTGCAGGTACGCACCGCCATTGAGAGAATTCTGGGCGAGCTGCCCCCGGTAATGTCCGGATCGCGAGTCAGTGATGTGTTGTTGCCGCCTTCCGAACCGTAGGTGACGCTGACAGTGTCGGTGCCGTCACCAGCGTGACGGTGTCGCCTGTTGTTAAAACCCGTCAACCGCTGGCGGTCGTCACAATGGCTCCGCCAAAGCCACCTGTCGGCGTTCCTCCGCCAAAGACAACGACTGCCTGTCCGGCGTTGACGACCGTCGGGCTGGCAAACGTGTGCCGAACAGCAACGGCATCGCTGATCGTCCAGCCGCCAATATCAATGGCCGTCGATCCGTTGTTCACCAGTTCAACAAATTCGTCCTGCGAGTATTGACCGCTCCGTCACCGTTTGCATCACCACCAGCGGCATCCGGATCGGCCAGAATTCGTTAATCACAAAGTCCGTGGCAGATAGCAATCGCTGTTCTATGACTTCGATCGTCCTTCGCACCGCCAGTGGATTTCTGCGGCGCTTCTTTGAGCCGCCATTTCGCTCCAAAAGTGTGCTGACCAGACGCTTCCAACCGTGACGACGTGAAATCATGTAACGAAACTCCTGCTATGGATAACAAACCATGGTCTGTACAAATCGAAGCACACCGTGCCCGTGAGACGGAGCGGAAGGTTAGGAGCCGATGAAAAGGTTCAACTCACCCGGTGTTAAGGTTCTGTGTATTCGCGGAAGATTCAAAATCGGCAATGTCGGTAGCCTTTGCAAAGATCTGCAGATGTGTCTGAAAGCTGACACCGCGGCAGCCGGGCGCTCTTCGCTCAAGGATCGCAGGAAATTCTCAGAACCTTAGCGCGGCGCTGTGAAAATGGTGTGGTAACACTGCGGCCGTGACGTTCGAGCGTTGTGAACTCGACCCTGTCATTCCGCGGAACCGCTCTCACGGAACGAAGTCTGAAATGAACACCGGAAGAAGAAACAACAGGATCGGATTCACTCTGATTGAACTGCTGGTCGTCATCGCCATCATTGCG encodes the following:
- a CDS encoding lamin tail domain-containing protein, with translation MNNGSTAIDIGGWTISDAVAVRHTFASPTVVNAGQAVVVFGGGTPTGGFGGAIVTTASG